The Verrucomicrobium spinosum DSM 4136 = JCM 18804 genome includes a region encoding these proteins:
- the dprA gene encoding DNA-processing protein DprA, with protein sequence MTRTEAYLVLNLLPKIGPVRVRRLVEWFGGPVEALSALASDIKRVEGFGEELAQVVAGWEDRVDLSRELRRIEEEELTILTQEDASYPKLLKQIYDPPLVLYVKGTLLPRDQHGIGIVGSRHATQYGLSTAKKLGFQLAYAGYSVISGLARGIDTAAHEGALASKGRTIAVIGSGHGKLYPPENKALAEKIAENGAVISEFPVDCPPDKQTFPMRNRIVSGWSCGIVVVEAPGRSGSLITAQQAVEQGRTVYAVPGNIDRPSSQGCNRLIQQGAKLILDGGDVLDDLMTLFPTEPQAPKMESVQPGVTLAPDEATVFEAIGSGEAHINEIAERCSPLSGSLVSATLMKLEIKRVVKPLPGKFYVRLV encoded by the coding sequence ATGACCCGTACCGAAGCCTACCTCGTTCTCAACCTTCTTCCCAAAATCGGTCCCGTTCGGGTGCGGCGCTTGGTGGAGTGGTTTGGTGGGCCGGTGGAGGCCTTGTCGGCTCTGGCGTCGGATATCAAGCGGGTGGAGGGCTTTGGGGAAGAGCTGGCCCAAGTGGTGGCAGGGTGGGAAGATCGGGTGGATCTGAGCCGGGAACTGCGGAGAATCGAGGAGGAAGAGCTCACCATCCTGACGCAGGAGGACGCGAGCTATCCCAAGCTGTTGAAACAGATTTATGATCCGCCGTTGGTGCTTTACGTGAAGGGAACGCTGCTCCCGCGGGATCAGCATGGGATCGGCATCGTGGGTTCACGGCATGCCACCCAGTATGGCTTGAGCACGGCCAAGAAGCTGGGCTTCCAGCTTGCGTATGCCGGCTACAGTGTGATCAGCGGTCTGGCGCGAGGCATCGACACTGCGGCCCACGAGGGGGCGCTGGCCAGCAAGGGGCGGACGATTGCGGTCATCGGCTCAGGTCACGGCAAACTGTACCCGCCAGAAAACAAAGCCCTGGCAGAGAAGATCGCTGAAAACGGGGCCGTGATCAGTGAATTCCCGGTGGATTGTCCGCCGGACAAGCAGACGTTTCCCATGCGCAACCGGATTGTGAGCGGATGGAGCTGCGGGATTGTGGTGGTGGAGGCTCCGGGCCGAAGCGGATCTCTCATCACGGCGCAACAAGCCGTGGAACAGGGGCGGACGGTCTATGCGGTGCCAGGCAACATCGACAGGCCGTCATCGCAAGGCTGCAACCGGCTCATCCAACAGGGGGCCAAGCTCATCCTGGATGGCGGAGATGTGCTGGACGACTTGATGACACTCTTCCCGACTGAGCCGCAAGCGCCCAAGATGGAAAGTGTGCAGCCGGGCGTCACGCTTGCTCCAGACGAGGCAACCGTGTTCGAAGCCATCGGATCAGGAGAGGCTCACATCAATGAAATCGCTGAACGGTGCAGCCCCCTCTCCGGTTCACTGGTGTCGGCCACCCTCATGAAACTGGAGATCAAACGCGTGGTGAAACCGTTGCCCGGGAAGTTCTATGTGAGGCTGGTATAG
- the lnt gene encoding apolipoprotein N-acyltransferase codes for MRLTRYLLALAGGFALTFAYPRWNIGLLAWLWIFPVLYALWSNRLFSLEKKKSRVRHGFKVGYTAGLAFFVPNLAWIRHSSRVIHGAVGNEWMGWGPELMGMGAVLGLSFYLSLYWGLWGAFAASIARPRISADGLPTAGDSGKLFSVSLESLRSAFLTGAMWVACEWLRGIVMTGFGWNGLGVALHSNIAMIQSADLVGVTGLSFLPVFVAAIGYNTVLRFRQEVRTSRVRPHADFFLAICLLLANFGYGVYQLSRPSGESVRLNLLMVQLNLPQGEKFLARGTGEGVEEIYHGLARLTELFVTRPSDNKPDLVIWPESALPYRFHDPNHIPFLNDVLGMGDFSLLTGTDIELPNEAMYTGAALMKGTFDNHQLYQKIHLVPFGEYLPLREIPLVRAALGNVLPGDFQPGTSTEPLLLDRPEGVQLIPLVCFEDTVGRLARKFVREAPQLIVNLTNDGWFLQSEENEVHLANAIFRCIELRRPMARACNTGVTCLIDAQGRIPKGAKLMDRKGSVFTKGVLDQQVKIEKKPELTFYARFGDLFSIVMLSLCGLTIAGKLIFSRKKKTAPSQTGEAASGVNMR; via the coding sequence ATGCGGCTCACCCGTTATCTCCTTGCCCTTGCGGGCGGATTTGCCCTCACTTTTGCCTACCCTCGCTGGAACATCGGCCTGCTTGCCTGGCTCTGGATCTTCCCCGTTCTTTACGCTCTCTGGAGCAACCGGCTCTTCAGTCTGGAGAAAAAGAAGTCCAGAGTGCGACACGGATTCAAGGTCGGCTACACGGCGGGACTCGCCTTCTTCGTGCCCAATCTCGCCTGGATACGGCATTCCTCCCGGGTGATCCATGGAGCCGTCGGCAACGAGTGGATGGGCTGGGGCCCCGAACTGATGGGCATGGGAGCGGTGCTCGGGTTGAGTTTTTACCTGTCTCTCTATTGGGGCCTGTGGGGAGCGTTCGCCGCATCCATCGCCCGCCCTCGCATCAGCGCGGACGGATTGCCGACCGCCGGAGATTCAGGAAAACTTTTCAGCGTCTCTCTGGAATCTCTGCGGTCTGCGTTCCTCACGGGTGCCATGTGGGTGGCCTGCGAGTGGCTTCGCGGCATTGTCATGACCGGATTTGGCTGGAATGGTCTTGGAGTCGCCCTCCACTCTAACATTGCCATGATCCAAAGCGCGGATCTGGTGGGGGTCACCGGCCTGTCCTTTCTCCCGGTGTTTGTCGCCGCCATCGGGTACAACACCGTGCTGCGTTTTCGGCAGGAAGTCCGCACCTCCCGCGTCCGTCCCCATGCGGACTTCTTCCTCGCCATCTGCCTCTTGCTCGCCAACTTCGGTTACGGTGTGTATCAGCTCTCCCGCCCCTCAGGAGAGTCAGTGCGCCTCAATCTCCTGATGGTGCAGCTCAACCTGCCCCAGGGTGAAAAGTTCCTGGCAAGGGGTACGGGTGAAGGGGTCGAGGAAATCTACCACGGACTGGCACGGCTCACCGAGCTCTTCGTGACCCGTCCTTCGGACAACAAACCCGATCTCGTGATCTGGCCGGAAAGCGCCCTCCCCTACCGCTTCCATGATCCCAATCACATTCCCTTCCTCAACGACGTGCTCGGCATGGGAGACTTCTCCCTGCTGACGGGGACGGACATCGAGCTCCCCAATGAGGCAATGTACACCGGAGCCGCTCTCATGAAAGGGACCTTCGACAACCACCAGCTTTATCAGAAGATCCATCTCGTTCCGTTCGGCGAGTACCTGCCGCTCCGGGAGATCCCTCTGGTGCGTGCCGCATTGGGGAACGTGCTCCCGGGCGATTTTCAGCCGGGCACTTCCACCGAGCCTCTCCTGCTTGATCGTCCTGAAGGCGTCCAGTTGATCCCGCTGGTCTGCTTTGAAGACACTGTGGGTCGGCTTGCCCGAAAGTTCGTCCGCGAAGCCCCCCAACTCATCGTCAACCTGACCAACGACGGCTGGTTCCTTCAGAGTGAAGAAAACGAGGTTCACCTCGCCAACGCCATCTTCCGCTGCATCGAACTGCGTCGTCCCATGGCCCGGGCGTGCAACACGGGAGTGACATGTTTGATCGACGCCCAAGGTCGCATCCCCAAAGGTGCCAAGTTGATGGACCGCAAAGGCAGCGTCTTCACCAAGGGAGTTCTGGATCAACAGGTCAAGATTGAGAAGAAACCGGAACTCACGTTCTACGCCCGCTTCGGCGATCTGTTCTCCATCGTCATGCTCAGCCTCTGTGGACTCACCATCGCAGGGAAACTCATCTTCTCTCGCAAGAAGAAGACCGCCCCATCTCAAACGGGTGAAGCAGCTTCAGGAGTCAACATGCGATAA
- the aroB gene encoding 3-dehydroquinate synthase → MTEGSMSECLSVRVDLAERSYDVYVGSGLLPHVGTYATELLGRKKCVVVTDTNVEPLYGQTVIDSLEQSGITATLVAVSAGEPSKAMSVVEDVCREMLKAGLDRKSFLVALGGGVIGDLAGFAASIFLRGIPFIQVPTTVLSQVDSSVGGKTGVNTPEGKNLLGTFYQPSLVLADVDTLSSLPEREYREGFAEIIKHAAIRDAFMFEAIAEVAEGKGDLAALIHRNVAIKARIVEADEHETKGERALLNFGHTIGHAIEASAGYGQLLHGEAISLGMIAAASLSAQLAGLPPVGRAKIANMVKLFNLPTRLPEGMTTETILDYMKHDKKFSEGSIRFVLLRALGDAYVSKEVTEAHIITAIKGLRF, encoded by the coding sequence ATGACTGAGGGTTCCATGTCTGAATGCCTCTCTGTCCGCGTCGATCTCGCCGAACGTAGCTACGATGTCTATGTAGGGAGCGGTTTGCTCCCGCACGTGGGCACCTACGCGACGGAGCTCTTGGGACGGAAAAAGTGCGTGGTGGTGACGGACACCAACGTGGAGCCTCTCTACGGCCAGACGGTGATCGACAGCCTGGAGCAGAGCGGGATCACGGCCACTCTGGTTGCCGTTTCAGCTGGAGAGCCCAGCAAGGCCATGTCCGTAGTGGAAGATGTGTGCCGGGAAATGCTGAAGGCCGGCCTTGACCGGAAGTCCTTTCTCGTGGCACTCGGCGGGGGCGTGATTGGGGATCTGGCCGGATTTGCCGCCTCGATTTTTCTGCGCGGAATTCCCTTCATTCAAGTGCCCACGACAGTGCTCTCCCAGGTGGACAGCAGTGTCGGCGGCAAGACGGGCGTGAACACGCCGGAGGGCAAGAACCTTCTCGGAACCTTTTACCAGCCCAGCCTGGTGCTGGCAGATGTGGACACCCTCTCCAGCCTTCCAGAACGGGAGTACCGTGAGGGATTCGCGGAGATCATCAAGCACGCCGCCATCCGGGATGCCTTCATGTTTGAAGCCATCGCCGAAGTGGCAGAGGGCAAAGGCGATCTTGCCGCTTTGATTCACCGCAATGTGGCAATCAAGGCCCGCATTGTGGAAGCGGATGAACATGAAACGAAGGGGGAGCGGGCCTTGCTCAATTTCGGCCATACCATTGGCCATGCCATTGAGGCCAGCGCAGGCTATGGTCAGCTACTGCACGGGGAGGCCATCAGCCTCGGCATGATTGCGGCAGCGTCATTGTCCGCTCAGCTTGCCGGACTGCCGCCTGTTGGTCGCGCGAAGATCGCCAACATGGTGAAGCTCTTCAACCTGCCTACCCGGCTTCCGGAAGGGATGACCACCGAGACCATCCTGGACTACATGAAACACGACAAGAAGTTCAGCGAAGGAAGCATTCGCTTTGTCTTGCTGCGGGCGCTGGGCGATGCCTACGTGAGCAAGGAAGTGACCGAAGCGCACATCATCACTGCGATCAAAGGGCTGCGGTTTTAG
- the ftsH gene encoding ATP-dependent zinc metalloprotease FtsH produces MFDEEQNPQRNNRKTPEPQFNWKGLVLLGASALIIAWAFFLNQDKSLGGSGKKTFAEFKQLLENDQIISTKDKELKLVTNQGTGTEYLSGYYTKGVSADGKNPAAEGSFTTEVNIAFQKDELHRMIEKANDARLAAAEKAGLDKSKVELIVITPEYASNYTGTIFFTLLPILVFVGLFLLIRQQMKMAGRGAMSFGKSRARLLNQDRNKITFKDVAGVEEAKEEVWELVEFLKDPKKFQRLGGKIPKGVLMVGSPGTGKTLLAKAIAGEADVPFFSISGSDFVEMFVGVGASRVRDMFEQGKKNAPCLIFIDEIDAVGRHRGHGLGGGHDEREQTLNAMLVEMDGFDTQEGVIIIAATNRPDVLDPALLRPGRFDRQVTVSLPDVKGREEILRVHAKRVKLSENADLSKVARGTPGFSGAELANIINEAALLAARKNLKAIGTPELEEARDKVRWGRERRSLALSEKEKENTAYHEAGHAILIELLEHTDPLHKVTIIPRGPSLGSTMWLPEEDKFTHRKSELLDDLVVAMGGRVAEEVQFSDVTNGAMGDIRQATNIARSMVCAWGMSEKLGMVEYGEGDGAVFLARDLGRSRNYSGATAQKIDEEVKRLIDEAYSKAKDILLANKDKLDAIAHALLEFETLDGSHIKEIMKTGKIQNPPQSPKPPTPPPVPKATPERTASSAEDEQEGGLPGGVVGVPA; encoded by the coding sequence ATGTTCGACGAAGAACAGAATCCCCAGCGCAACAACCGCAAGACGCCCGAGCCCCAGTTTAACTGGAAGGGGTTGGTGCTTCTCGGCGCTTCCGCGCTCATCATCGCATGGGCCTTCTTCCTCAACCAGGACAAGAGTCTGGGGGGAAGTGGCAAAAAGACGTTTGCCGAGTTCAAGCAACTCCTGGAAAACGACCAGATCATCTCCACCAAGGACAAAGAGCTCAAGCTGGTGACCAATCAGGGCACTGGCACTGAGTACCTCAGTGGTTATTACACCAAGGGAGTTTCCGCTGACGGCAAAAACCCTGCGGCCGAAGGCAGCTTCACCACGGAGGTGAACATTGCCTTCCAAAAGGACGAGCTGCACCGCATGATCGAAAAGGCCAACGACGCCCGCCTTGCTGCCGCTGAGAAAGCTGGTTTGGACAAGTCCAAGGTCGAGCTCATCGTCATCACGCCTGAGTATGCCTCCAACTACACGGGCACGATCTTCTTCACCCTGTTGCCGATCTTGGTGTTTGTGGGCCTGTTCCTCCTGATCCGTCAGCAGATGAAGATGGCGGGCCGTGGAGCGATGAGCTTTGGCAAGAGCCGGGCCCGTCTTCTCAACCAGGACCGTAACAAAATCACCTTCAAGGATGTGGCCGGCGTGGAAGAGGCCAAGGAAGAAGTCTGGGAACTGGTGGAATTCCTCAAGGATCCCAAGAAATTCCAGCGCCTGGGTGGCAAGATCCCCAAGGGCGTGCTCATGGTCGGCTCTCCTGGTACGGGTAAGACGCTCCTCGCCAAGGCCATCGCAGGTGAGGCTGACGTGCCATTCTTCAGCATTAGCGGTTCCGACTTCGTCGAGATGTTCGTGGGCGTGGGTGCCAGCCGTGTGCGTGACATGTTCGAGCAGGGCAAGAAAAATGCCCCGTGCCTTATCTTCATTGACGAAATCGATGCCGTGGGCCGCCATCGTGGTCATGGGCTCGGTGGGGGACATGACGAGCGCGAGCAGACGCTGAATGCCATGCTGGTGGAGATGGATGGTTTCGACACTCAGGAAGGTGTCATCATCATTGCCGCCACGAACCGTCCTGATGTGCTGGATCCCGCCCTGCTTCGTCCGGGCCGCTTTGACCGTCAGGTCACGGTGAGCCTTCCAGATGTGAAGGGTCGTGAGGAAATCCTCCGCGTTCATGCCAAGCGCGTGAAGCTGAGCGAGAACGCTGACCTCAGCAAGGTGGCCCGTGGCACCCCCGGCTTCTCCGGTGCGGAGCTTGCCAATATCATCAACGAGGCGGCCCTTCTGGCGGCTCGCAAAAATCTCAAGGCCATTGGTACTCCCGAGCTTGAGGAAGCCCGTGACAAGGTGCGATGGGGCCGTGAGCGCCGTAGCCTTGCTCTGAGCGAGAAGGAAAAGGAGAACACCGCCTACCATGAAGCGGGACACGCCATTCTGATCGAACTTCTGGAGCATACGGATCCCCTGCACAAGGTGACCATCATCCCTCGCGGCCCCTCCCTCGGGTCCACCATGTGGCTGCCTGAAGAGGACAAATTCACCCACCGCAAGAGTGAGCTCCTTGACGACCTCGTGGTCGCCATGGGTGGCCGAGTGGCTGAAGAAGTCCAGTTCAGCGATGTGACCAACGGAGCCATGGGGGACATCCGCCAGGCGACGAACATCGCCCGCAGCATGGTTTGCGCCTGGGGCATGAGCGAGAAGCTCGGCATGGTGGAATACGGAGAAGGGGACGGAGCCGTCTTCCTGGCCCGCGACCTCGGTCGTTCTCGCAACTACAGTGGTGCCACCGCTCAGAAGATTGACGAGGAGGTGAAACGTCTCATCGACGAAGCCTATTCCAAGGCCAAAGACATCCTGCTCGCCAACAAGGACAAGCTGGACGCCATTGCCCATGCCCTTCTGGAGTTTGAGACGCTCGACGGCAGCCACATCAAGGAGATCATGAAGACCGGTAAGATTCAGAATCCTCCCCAGTCACCCAAGCCTCCTACGCCTCCTCCCGTACCCAAGGCTACCCCTGAACGCACTGCCAGTTCTGCTGAGGACGAGCAGGAGGGCGGGTTGCCTGGCGGTGTTGTCGGTGTCCCGGCCTGA
- a CDS encoding RNA recognition motif domain-containing protein, whose product MSDYNSNGSGRPNGRRGGRRHRSGSNNRPDSTRSSNSSNSDTRGNFRPNRSKPPEPTGFQKFLSVVTFGLLGKPKAPAKPAPQPKAPRELGPIARGDREAAKSRVESSPKPARPPRQAPISTEVTTERLYVGNLSYDASESDLFELFNGSGRVKNAEVVVNNRTQRSKGFAFVTMMSVDEAKKAVDDLNGKDFMGRPLVVGGAKPMSPRDEEEPRRESSEAPAASPETSEEPGPTLAA is encoded by the coding sequence ATGAGCGACTACAACAGCAATGGCTCCGGCCGCCCGAATGGGCGCCGTGGAGGCCGCCGCCACCGCAGTGGCAGCAACAACCGCCCCGACAGCACCCGCAGCAGCAATAGCAGCAACAGCGATACCCGCGGAAACTTCCGCCCCAACCGCTCCAAGCCCCCTGAACCTACTGGATTCCAGAAGTTCCTTTCGGTGGTGACGTTCGGTCTGCTTGGCAAGCCCAAAGCTCCTGCCAAACCTGCTCCGCAACCCAAAGCCCCCCGTGAACTTGGCCCGATCGCCCGTGGTGATCGTGAAGCCGCCAAGTCCCGTGTTGAGTCCAGTCCGAAACCAGCCCGTCCCCCGCGGCAGGCCCCGATTTCGACGGAAGTCACCACAGAGCGCCTCTATGTGGGCAACCTGAGCTACGATGCTTCTGAGAGTGACCTCTTTGAGCTCTTCAACGGTTCCGGCCGTGTGAAGAATGCTGAAGTGGTGGTGAACAACCGCACCCAGCGCTCCAAGGGTTTTGCCTTTGTTACCATGATGAGCGTGGACGAGGCGAAAAAGGCCGTGGACGATCTGAACGGCAAAGACTTCATGGGGCGGCCCCTTGTGGTGGGCGGCGCAAAGCCCATGTCTCCTCGTGATGAAGAGGAGCCCCGGAGGGAGTCTTCTGAAGCACCTGCCGCTTCCCCGGAGACGTCCGAAGAGCCCGGCCCGACTCTTGCCGCCTAG
- the miaA gene encoding tRNA (adenosine(37)-N6)-dimethylallyltransferase MiaA, protein MSVSPVIKPFFVVGPTGSGKSALAVELAERWGGEVVNADAFQLYRGLDICTAKPTSEERTRVPHHLYDVLALTEVGDAAFYSELARQVIDEIASRGKVPIVVGGSGLYVKALTHGLSPLPSDASLRSKLEHLTARERVAWLLMRDPHAATTVNLKNDRYVTRALEICLLTSQPQSELRSAWKLQEPAYRGMRLQWPKEVLDIRINQRVLNMVKAGLVEEVAAAGELSGTADKAIGVNEVRRHLAGELSEIEMIEALQLATRQYARRQEKWFRREKGFKVLEMTEGQREWPKIDWLAVD, encoded by the coding sequence GTGTCCGTCAGCCCTGTCATCAAACCTTTTTTTGTGGTCGGCCCCACCGGCTCAGGGAAGTCTGCGCTCGCAGTGGAACTGGCGGAGCGTTGGGGTGGGGAGGTGGTGAATGCTGATGCTTTCCAGCTCTATAGGGGGCTCGATATTTGCACCGCGAAACCCACTTCAGAGGAGCGAACAAGGGTGCCTCATCATCTCTACGATGTGCTCGCTCTCACCGAGGTGGGGGATGCGGCCTTCTACTCCGAGCTGGCCAGGCAGGTGATCGATGAGATTGCGTCACGGGGAAAGGTGCCCATCGTGGTGGGGGGCAGCGGGTTGTACGTCAAAGCGCTGACGCACGGCTTGAGTCCTCTGCCGTCAGACGCCAGCCTGCGTTCGAAGCTCGAGCACCTCACTGCCAGAGAACGCGTGGCGTGGTTGTTGATGCGGGATCCCCACGCTGCGACGACGGTGAACTTGAAGAACGACCGCTATGTCACGCGGGCCTTGGAGATCTGCCTCCTTACCAGTCAGCCTCAGTCTGAACTCCGTTCCGCATGGAAGCTGCAAGAGCCAGCCTATCGCGGAATGCGTCTGCAATGGCCCAAGGAGGTGTTGGACATCCGCATCAACCAACGCGTTCTGAACATGGTGAAGGCTGGACTTGTAGAAGAGGTCGCCGCGGCAGGGGAGCTTTCTGGTACAGCCGATAAAGCCATCGGGGTCAATGAGGTGCGTCGTCATCTGGCAGGGGAGCTGTCTGAGATCGAGATGATTGAAGCCCTCCAGCTTGCCACCCGGCAGTACGCCCGGCGGCAGGAGAAGTGGTTCCGGCGGGAGAAAGGGTTTAAGGTGCTGGAGATGACGGAGGGGCAGCGGGAATGGCCGAAAATCGACTGGCTGGCTGTAGATTGA